From Drosophila virilis strain 15010-1051.87 chromosome X, Dvir_AGI_RSII-ME, whole genome shotgun sequence, the proteins below share one genomic window:
- the Cyp4d1 gene encoding cytochrome P450 4d10 isoform X1, whose protein sequence is MHSLSRKLSLLQGEMLYCLPLIIAAVCIALALATLSWLPLRPWLRRRRRAHELAALLPGPRTLPLIGNFNMFLGLEPSQLPQLIGELADKYDGTFKLKMGTNFSVMMFKPRDVETVLGSTQLLDKAVEYNFLRGWLNEGLLVSRGRKWHKRRKIITPAFHFRILDQYVEIFDRQTRLLVNHLAQARGDGSNLVELGHAAHLCALDVICETAMGVSINAQTNVDSEYVRAVKTISMVLHKRMFNIFYRFELTYMLTPLARAERRALNVLHNFTEKIIVQRREELLRASNAGEPSAQSADDADVGAKRKMAFLDILLQSSIDDKPLTNLDIREEVDTFMFEGHDTTSSAIMFFFYNIATYPECQRKCVDEIISVLGRDKATPVTYDLLNKLHYVDLCIKETLRMYPSVPLLGRKVLEECEINGKIIPAGTNIGISPLYLGRREELFSEPDTFIPERFDVVTSAEKLNPYAYIPFSAGPRNCIGQKFATLEIKAIVANVLRHFEIEFVGNTAEPPVLIAELILRTKDPLMFKLKERII, encoded by the exons ATGCACTCACTCAGTCGCAAATTGTCTCTGCTCCAAGGTGAAATGCTGTACTGCCTGCCGCTCATCATCGCCGCCGTGTGCATTGCCCTGGCTCTGGCCACGCTCAGCTGGCTGCCGTTGCGCCCGTGGCTGCGCCGGCGCCGACGAGCCCACGAGCTGGCCGCACTGCTGCCGGGACCGCGTACGCTGCCATTGATCGGCAATTTCAATATGTTTCTGGGCTTGGAGCCGTCACAGTTGCCCCAGCTAATTGGCGAACTGGCGGACAAGTATGACGGCACCTTCAAACTCAAAATGGGCACCAATTTTAGCGTTATGATGTTCAAGCCGCGCGACGTCGAAACTGTGCTGGGCAGCACCCAGCTGCTGGACAAGGCCGTTGAATACAATTTCCTAAGGGGCTGGCTCAACGAGGGCCTCCTGGTCAGTCGTGGCCGCAAGTGGCACAAGCGTCGCAAAATTATAACGCCAGCCTTCCACTTTCGCATTCTGGATCAATATGTCGAGATCTTTGATAGGCAGACGCGTCTGCTTGTCAATCACTTGGCCCAGGCTCGTGGCGATGGCAGCAATTTGGTTGAGCTGGGACATGCTGCGCATCTATGCGCCCTGGATGTCATCTGTG AAACTGCCATGGGCGTCTCCATCAATGCACAGACGAACGTGGACTCGGAGTATGTGCGCGCGGTGAAGACCATTTCGATGGTGCTTCACAAGCGCATGTTCAACATATTCTATCGGTTCGAGCTGACCTACATGCTGACACCGCTGGCTCGGGCCGAGCGCCGAGCGTTGAATGTGCTGCACAACTTTACGGAGAAGATCATTGTGCAGCGGCGCGAGGAGCTGCTGCGTGCGAGCAATGCCGGCGAGCCTAGTGCACAGAGTGCGGACGATGCTGACGTTGGTGCTAAGCGTAAGATGGCCTTTCTGGACATATTGCTGCAGTCGAGCATTGATGACAAGCCGCTGACCAATCTGGACATACGCGAGGAGGTGGACACCTTTATGTTCGAGGGCCATGATACCACCTCCTCGGCCATTATGTTCTTCTTTTACAACATTGCCACGTATCCGGAATGCCAGCGCAAGTGCGTTGATGAGATTATCTCGGTGCTGGGCAGGGATAAGGCGACGCCCGTCACATACGATCTGCTCAATAAGCTACACTATGTCGATCTATGCATCAAGGAGACGCTGCGCATGTATCCGTCGGTGCCACTGCTGGGACGCAAGGTGCTCGAGGAGTGCGAAATAA ATGGCAAGATCATTCCAGCCGGCACCAACATTGGCATTTCCCCCTTATATTTGGGACGGCGCGAGGAGCTCTTTAGCGAACCGGACACATTCATACCGGAGCGTTTCGATGTTGTCACCAGCGCCGAGAAGCTCAATCCGTATGCCTATATACCCTTCTCGGCGGGGCCGCGTAACTGCATTGGCCAGAAGTTTGCCACACTGGAGATTAAGGCCATTGTCGCGAATGTGCTGCGGcactttgaaattgaatttgtgggCAATACCGCAGAGCCGCCAGTGCTCATTGCTGAGCTGATCCTGCGCACCAAGGATCCACTCATGTTCAAGCTCAAAGAGCGCATTATTTAA
- the Cyp4d1 gene encoding cytochrome P450 4d1 isoform X2, which produces MIVVLGFSVELRCECCSGMFLALGLFLASALFLGLLIYQLKFKHLIEVTRDLASPPAWPLLGHGHHFIGKEPHEMMQTLDDFMRLYARDETLKVWLGPELNMLMANPKDVELVLGTLRFNDKAGEYKALEPWLKEGLLVSRGRKWHKRRKIITPAFHFKILEQFVDIFERESRVLLHNLDKERQRQGQTGFNLYDWINLCTMDTICETAMGVSINAQTNVDSEYVRAVKTISMVLHKRMFNIFYRFELTYMLTPLARAERRALNVLHNFTEKIIVQRREELLRASNAGEPSAQSADDADVGAKRKMAFLDILLQSSIDDKPLTNLDIREEVDTFMFEGHDTTSSAIMFFFYNIATYPECQRKCVDEIISVLGRDKATPVTYDLLNKLHYVDLCIKETLRMYPSVPLLGRKVLEECEINGKIIPAGTNIGISPLYLGRREELFSEPDTFIPERFDVVTSAEKLNPYAYIPFSAGPRNCIGQKFATLEIKAIVANVLRHFEIEFVGNTAEPPVLIAELILRTKDPLMFKLKERII; this is translated from the exons ATGATCGTTGTTTTGGGCTTTAGTGTAGAATTGCGTTGCGAGTGCTGCAGTGGAATGTTTCTAGCACTGGGTCTCTTCTTGGCCAGCGCCCTCTTTTTGGGTTTGCTCATCTACCAGCTGAAGTTCAAGCATCTCATCGAGGTGACTCGCGATTTGGCCAGCCCGCCTGCGTGGCCGCTATTGGGTCATGGCCATCATTTTATTGGCAAGGAACCGCACGAGATGATGCAAACACTTGACGATTTCATGAGACTCTATGCCAGGGATGAGACGCTCAAAGTGTGGCTGGGTCCAGAGCTGAACATGCTGATGGCCAATCCCAAAGATGTGGAGCTTGTGCTGGGCACACTTCGCTTCAATGACAAGGCCGGCGAGTACAAGGCCCTGGAGCCGTGGCTCAAGGAGGGTCTGCTCGTCAGTCGCGGCCGCAAATGGCATAAGCGCCGCAAGATCATAACGCCCGCCTTCCATTTCAAGATTCTCGAACAGTTTGTCGATATTTTTGAGCGTGAATCGCGTGTGCTTTTGCACAATTTGGATAAGGAACGCCAGCGGCAGGGCCAGACTGGCTTTAATCTATACGATTGGATCAATCTCTGCACCATGGACACCATTTGTG AAACTGCCATGGGCGTCTCCATCAATGCACAGACGAACGTGGACTCGGAGTATGTGCGCGCGGTGAAGACCATTTCGATGGTGCTTCACAAGCGCATGTTCAACATATTCTATCGGTTCGAGCTGACCTACATGCTGACACCGCTGGCTCGGGCCGAGCGCCGAGCGTTGAATGTGCTGCACAACTTTACGGAGAAGATCATTGTGCAGCGGCGCGAGGAGCTGCTGCGTGCGAGCAATGCCGGCGAGCCTAGTGCACAGAGTGCGGACGATGCTGACGTTGGTGCTAAGCGTAAGATGGCCTTTCTGGACATATTGCTGCAGTCGAGCATTGATGACAAGCCGCTGACCAATCTGGACATACGCGAGGAGGTGGACACCTTTATGTTCGAGGGCCATGATACCACCTCCTCGGCCATTATGTTCTTCTTTTACAACATTGCCACGTATCCGGAATGCCAGCGCAAGTGCGTTGATGAGATTATCTCGGTGCTGGGCAGGGATAAGGCGACGCCCGTCACATACGATCTGCTCAATAAGCTACACTATGTCGATCTATGCATCAAGGAGACGCTGCGCATGTATCCGTCGGTGCCACTGCTGGGACGCAAGGTGCTCGAGGAGTGCGAAATAA ATGGCAAGATCATTCCAGCCGGCACCAACATTGGCATTTCCCCCTTATATTTGGGACGGCGCGAGGAGCTCTTTAGCGAACCGGACACATTCATACCGGAGCGTTTCGATGTTGTCACCAGCGCCGAGAAGCTCAATCCGTATGCCTATATACCCTTCTCGGCGGGGCCGCGTAACTGCATTGGCCAGAAGTTTGCCACACTGGAGATTAAGGCCATTGTCGCGAATGTGCTGCGGcactttgaaattgaatttgtgggCAATACCGCAGAGCCGCCAGTGCTCATTGCTGAGCTGATCCTGCGCACCAAGGATCCACTCATGTTCAAGCTCAAAGAGCGCATTATTTAA
- the LOC6633491 gene encoding translation initiation factor IF-2, protein MTDVSHELGALRFVVESPLSSKVAMFNNQATQHKQSQLLNPFSHDGRAASPKPTFSKDQYGKPLAGSLTEMRGQKANMHVMKEMLELCQIIDSEGYQVKDEPTMRVIPFGELFNIYNYISDKVVGILLRARKHKLLDFEGEMLYQRRDDDVPIFLLRPIVEIRRELNAKVEEIKRGASPAPQSTSVMLDKSAHEQKLKVQSEQRSASKSRTPSPGLKSKSKSKSPSPAVQDNPDAITALPPIATKLGAAAAAPAATAAGDAATAAPVAAAAPTETPVAADVPVVVIDQPPVEAADAAEVTPAATTDQMEPTSVSQAEPVPAPVQAAEADAPAETADAADAAAAAAATPVAAVASSQPVSELPTIVIEASATFVRTVSVEQLPEQAPTAESI, encoded by the exons ATGACCGATGTATCGCACGAGCTGGGCGCCCTGCGCTTTGTGGTG GAATCACCGCTGTCATCGAAGGTGGCCATGTTCAACAATCAGGCGACACAGCATAAGCAGTCGCAGTTATTGAACCCCTTCTCGCACGATGGACGCGCCGCATCGCCGAAGCCAACTTTCTCCAAGGATCAGTATGGCAAGCCGCTGGCCGGCAGCCTGACAGAGATGCGCGGCCAAAAGGCCAACATGCATGTGATGAAGGAAATGCTGGAGCTGTGCCAGATCATTGACTCCGAGGGCTATCAGGTTAAGGATGAGCCAACCATGCGCGTCATACCCTTTGGCGAGTTGTTCAAC ATTTACAACTACATTTCGGACAAAGTTGTCGGCATTCTGTTGCGCGCGCGCAAACACAAACTGCTGGACTTTGAGGGCGAGATGCTGTATCAGCGTCGCGACGATGATGTGCCCATCTTTCTGTTGAGGCCCATTGTTGAAATACGACGGGAGCTGAATGCCAAGGTTGAGGAGATTAAACGTGGCGCCAGTCCAGCGCCCCAGTCGACGTCCGTGATGCTCGACAAAAGTGCTCACGAGCAAAAACTGAAGGTGCAGTCGGAGCAGCGAAGTGCATCCAAATCGCGCACACCTTCGCCAGGACTGAAATCGAAATCAAAGTCCAAGTCACCATCGCCAGCCGTACAAGATAATCCGGACGCAATAACAGCATTGCCGCCCATAGCAACCAAACTgggagcagcagcggcagcgcctgCTGCAACTGCCGCTGGCGATGCAGCTACTGCAGCTCCAGTCGCAGCAGCGGCACCTACTGAAACGCCAGTCGCAGCTGATGTGCCTGTAGTTGTCATTGATCAGCCACCTGTGGAAGCAGCCGATGCGGCAGAAGTAACACCAGCAGCTACAACCGACCAGATGGAGCCGACAAGTGTATCCCAAGCGGAGCCAGTGCCTGCTCCAGTACAAGCAGCTGAGGCCGACGCTCCAGCTGAgactgctgatgctgctgatgctgctgctgctgctgctgcaacacctgttgcagctgttgcatcGAGTCAACCTGTTAGCGAATTGCCCACAATTGTTATTGAAGCCAGCGCCACATTTGTGCGCACGGTCAGCGTGGAGCAGCTGCCGGAGCAGGCGCCGACTGCCGAAAGTATCTAA
- the Pgam5 gene encoding serine/threonine-protein phosphatase Pgam5, mitochondrial isoform X2, whose product MRKFTAFACGTGAGLAAYYLQKLRDPQLAVHNSWTNSDRPISECALWDSNWDFRDPKSLVRPQKNDLPQEQNRYNSDLEKHVAKSARHIILIRHGEYLDVGDSDDTHHLTDRGRLQAKYTGQRLRELGIKWDKVIASNMVRAQETADIILNQIDYDKAKLKHCSYLREGAPIPPQPPVGHWKPEASFFRDGARIEAAFRRYFHRALPEQEKESYTLIVGHGNVIRYFVCRALQFPAEAWLRISINHASITWLTISPSGNVSIKYLGDTGFMPAKYLTHRIPRDAKNVV is encoded by the exons ATGCGCAAATTTACAGCATTTGCATGCGGCACTGGTGCCGGTCTGGCCGCCTACTATTTGCAAAAGCTGCGCGATCCACAACTGGCTGTGCACAACTCGTGGACGAACAGCGACCGGCCAATTAGCGAGTGTGCGCTATGGGACAGCAATTGGGATTTTCGTGATCCGAAGAGTCTGGTGCGGCCGCAAAAGAACGACTTGCCGCAGGAGCAGAATCGCTACAACAGCGATCTGGAGAAGCATGTGGCGAAGAGTGCACGCCATATCATACTAATACGGCACGGTGAATATCTGGACGTTGGTGATTCGGATGATACGCACCATCTGACCGATCGTGGTCGCCTGCAGGCCAAATATACGGGCCAACGATTGCGTGAACTGGGCATCAAATGGGACAAGGTGATCGCCTCAAATATGGTGCGTGCCCAGGAAACGGCCGACATAATACTAAACCAGATCGACTACGACAAGGCCAAGCTAAAACATTGTTCGTATCTGCGTGAAGGCGCACCAATACCGCCCCAGCCGCCCGTGGGACACTGGAAACCGGAAGCCTCG TTTTTCCGGGATGGTGCGCGCATCGAGGCCGCCTTCCGACGCTATTTCCACCGTGCCTTACCGGAGCAGGAGAAGGAGAGCTATACGCTAATTGTGGGTCATGGCAATGTAATACGCTATTTTGTCTGCCGTGCACTGCAATTCCCGGCGGAGGCCTGGCTGCGCATCAGCATCAATCATGCGTCCATCACGTGGCTAACAATCAGTCCATCTGGCAATGTGTCCATCAAATATTTGGGCGACACCGGCTTCATGCCAGCCAAATATCTCACTCATCGTATACCCCGCGATGCCAAGAACGTTGTCTAG
- the Pgam5 gene encoding serine/threonine-protein phosphatase Pgam5, mitochondrial isoform X1: protein MRKFTAFACGTGAGLAAYYLQKLRDPQLAVHNSWTNSDRPISECALWDSNWDFRDPKSLVRPQKNDLPQEQNRYNSDLEKHVAKSARHIILIRHGEYLDVGDSDDTHHLTDRGRLQAKYTGQRLRELGIKWDKVIASNMVRAQETADIILNQIDYDKAKLKHCSYLREGAPIPPQPPVGHWKPEASQFFRDGARIEAAFRRYFHRALPEQEKESYTLIVGHGNVIRYFVCRALQFPAEAWLRISINHASITWLTISPSGNVSIKYLGDTGFMPAKYLTHRIPRDAKNVV from the exons ATGCGCAAATTTACAGCATTTGCATGCGGCACTGGTGCCGGTCTGGCCGCCTACTATTTGCAAAAGCTGCGCGATCCACAACTGGCTGTGCACAACTCGTGGACGAACAGCGACCGGCCAATTAGCGAGTGTGCGCTATGGGACAGCAATTGGGATTTTCGTGATCCGAAGAGTCTGGTGCGGCCGCAAAAGAACGACTTGCCGCAGGAGCAGAATCGCTACAACAGCGATCTGGAGAAGCATGTGGCGAAGAGTGCACGCCATATCATACTAATACGGCACGGTGAATATCTGGACGTTGGTGATTCGGATGATACGCACCATCTGACCGATCGTGGTCGCCTGCAGGCCAAATATACGGGCCAACGATTGCGTGAACTGGGCATCAAATGGGACAAGGTGATCGCCTCAAATATGGTGCGTGCCCAGGAAACGGCCGACATAATACTAAACCAGATCGACTACGACAAGGCCAAGCTAAAACATTGTTCGTATCTGCGTGAAGGCGCACCAATACCGCCCCAGCCGCCCGTGGGACACTGGAAACCGGAAGCCTCG CAGTTTTTCCGGGATGGTGCGCGCATCGAGGCCGCCTTCCGACGCTATTTCCACCGTGCCTTACCGGAGCAGGAGAAGGAGAGCTATACGCTAATTGTGGGTCATGGCAATGTAATACGCTATTTTGTCTGCCGTGCACTGCAATTCCCGGCGGAGGCCTGGCTGCGCATCAGCATCAATCATGCGTCCATCACGTGGCTAACAATCAGTCCATCTGGCAATGTGTCCATCAAATATTTGGGCGACACCGGCTTCATGCCAGCCAAATATCTCACTCATCGTATACCCCGCGATGCCAAGAACGTTGTCTAG